The segment TATTCTGCGTCCGTTCGGGGCGACGCACCCGTCTCCCGCACTTCGAGCATCGGGTCCGGGACGGGGGTCGCACCGAGCGACTCGATCAGTTCGACCGCGTCGCGCAGGCGCTCGTCGTCCGGGCGGAACACCGCGACGGTGGTGTCTCTCGTGGTCATGTTCGGGTCCTGAGGAACTCGACGACGCGCTCTCTGGTTCCGGCCACGTCACCGATGACGGTGATTGCGGGCGGTTCGATACCGTCCTCGTCGCGCACGTCGACGATGGTGTCGAGCGTGCCGGTCGCGACCTGCATGTCCGGCCAGGTAGCGCGTTCGACCAGCGCGACGGGCGTCCCGGGGTCCATGCCGGCCTCGCAGAGCGCGGCGGTGTAGTCGGGCAGTTTCCCGACGCCCATCAGGACGACGAGCGTGCCACCGGTGGCCGCGAGCGCCTCCCAGTCGACCGCCGACTCGTCCTTCGTCGGGTCCTCGTGGCCCGTGACGAAGGAGACCGAGGAGGCGTGGTCGCGGTGCGTGACGGGGATGCCGGCGACACCGGGGCCCGCGATGGCCGACGTGACTCCGGGGACGTACTCGAACGGGATGTCGTGGGCAGCGAGGTGTTCGGCCTCCTCGCCGCCGCGGCCGAAGACGAACGGGTCGCCGCCCTTGAGCCGGACGACGGTCTTGCCCGCCTCTGCGAGCTCGACCAGCCGTCTGTTGGTGTACTCCTGCGGGGTCCACTCGCCGCCGGCGCGCTTGCCGACGTCCTCGCGGCGCTCCTCGTCGATGGTGCCCAGGATCTCCGGGCCAGGGAGCTTGTCGTGGAGCACCACGTCGGCCTCGTCGAGCAACCGGCGGGCCTTCACCGTCATGAGGTCGGGGTCGCCGGGGCCACTCCCGACGAGGTAGACGAAGCCCGTCATCGCTCGCGAGCGGCCGCGACGTACTCGTCCGCGCCGGCATCCTGCAGGTTCTGGGCGAACTCCTTCGCCGCCGCGACGTGGGTCTCGACCGGGATGTCCCGGCGCTGCTGGACGAGGTCGTCGCCGTCGGGGTGCAGCACCTGCGCGCTCGTGTGGACGTACTCGCCCTGGAGCACGGCGTGGACACCGATAGGGGCGATACAGCCGCCGTTCAGGCCCGCGAGGACGGTCCGCTCGACGGTGGTCTCGACCCGCGTTCGCGGGAAGTCGAGCACCTCGTGGAGCTCCTCGGCGGTCTCGTCGTCGCGTGCCGTGATGGCGAGTGCGCCCTGTCCGGCCGCGGGGACGAACGACTCGTTCGAGAGTCGCTGGTACTCGACGTGGTGGGCCAGCCCGGAGCGCTGGAGCCCGGCCTCGGCGAGCACGATCGCGTCGTACTCCGTCTCGACCTCGCGGCCGAGCGCGCGGCGTTCGATCTCGCTCCGGTCGTCGAACCACTCCTCGACGGTCCGGTCGAACTCGGGTTCGAAATCGTCGTTACCGGCGTTGCCCTTCTCCTCCTTCTCGGCCTCCGTCCGGCGCTCGTGTTCGGCCTGGAGGGCAGGAGCCAGCACCTTCTCGACCCGCGTGTCGACGTTCCCGCGGATGGGCTCGACGGTCAGGTCGTCGCGGTCGTGCAGGAGCTGGGCCTGTCGCCGCATCGAAGCAGTCCCGACGACAGCACCGGATTCCAGCTCGTCGAGCGTGCTGCCGTCGGGCGTCACGAGCACGTCGCCCGCCGGGGCGCGCTCGGGAATGCCCGCGACGACGAGCTCGTCGGGCATCTCGGTCGGCATGTCCTTCATCGAGTGGACGGCCGCGTCGACCTCGCCCTCGATGACCTTCTCGTCGAGCGATCGCACGAACGCGCCGGTCTTCCCGAGGTCCGCGATGAGCTCGTCTCGGATCTTGTCGCCCTCGGTCTCGACCTCCACGAGCTCCACCTCGTAGCGTCGCTCCGCCAGCGCGTCGCGTACCGTCGTCGCCTGCCGGATGGCGAGGTCGGAGCCCCGTGTCGCCAGCCGGATTGTCCCACGTGTTCTCATGCGGGGGAGTCGGTGGCCGACGGTGAAAAGCCCACCAGTTTGCGGTCGACGGGTCGGTGCTGTCGGTGACGGCGCGCTCGGCCGTCGAATCGACCGTTTCCGGACGACAGCGGCGTCTCCACGTGCATCGAGGCAGTCGTGGGGGGAACCCGCGGTTAAACTGCATGTTGCGATACGAAATCAGTCGCGGTGGGCCACGACCGCGTAGAACGGGTCACCGCCCAGACCGGGCAGGACGGAGTTCCGGGGGTCGCGGACCGTCTCGACCCGTTCGAAGCCGGCTGTTTCGCAGTATCTTCGCACGAGGGCGGCGCGGTCGTCCATCGACCGCTC is part of the Haloarchaeobius litoreus genome and harbors:
- the cobA gene encoding uroporphyrinogen-III C-methyltransferase, coding for MTGFVYLVGSGPGDPDLMTVKARRLLDEADVVLHDKLPGPEILGTIDEERREDVGKRAGGEWTPQEYTNRRLVELAEAGKTVVRLKGGDPFVFGRGGEEAEHLAAHDIPFEYVPGVTSAIAGPGVAGIPVTHRDHASSVSFVTGHEDPTKDESAVDWEALAATGGTLVVLMGVGKLPDYTAALCEAGMDPGTPVALVERATWPDMQVATGTLDTIVDVRDEDGIEPPAITVIGDVAGTRERVVEFLRTRT
- the hemC gene encoding hydroxymethylbilane synthase, yielding MRTRGTIRLATRGSDLAIRQATTVRDALAERRYEVELVEVETEGDKIRDELIADLGKTGAFVRSLDEKVIEGEVDAAVHSMKDMPTEMPDELVVAGIPERAPAGDVLVTPDGSTLDELESGAVVGTASMRRQAQLLHDRDDLTVEPIRGNVDTRVEKVLAPALQAEHERRTEAEKEEKGNAGNDDFEPEFDRTVEEWFDDRSEIERRALGREVETEYDAIVLAEAGLQRSGLAHHVEYQRLSNESFVPAAGQGALAITARDDETAEELHEVLDFPRTRVETTVERTVLAGLNGGCIAPIGVHAVLQGEYVHTSAQVLHPDGDDLVQQRRDIPVETHVAAAKEFAQNLQDAGADEYVAAARER